The sequence below is a genomic window from Penaeus monodon isolate SGIC_2016 chromosome 14, NSTDA_Pmon_1, whole genome shotgun sequence.
CTCCGAGACGGCGATACAGATGTTCCTCGCGCCGGCCAGGTTGTGGATGACCTCGATGCCGAACTCGCCGTAGGATCCCTCGGAGTAGATGGTGGAGATGTAGGACCAGTTGAAGAGCTGCATCACGTCCATCATGGCCATGGCCTGGAAGGTGTCCGGCGGGACCGTCCGCGCGAAGAACTCGTAGCGGTCTTTGTCGGAGAGCGCCCGGGCGGTGGAGGCGGGGCTCACCTGCGGGATGTGGAAGAGGCGGAACAGGTTGGCCACCTGGAGGCTCACGGACGAGTAGGAGCCCCCGACGACGCCGCGCACGGGCTTGGCTCGGTACTTGACGCGCGGTTCCTTTCCGTCCGAGCACTCCAGCCCGGAGGTGTCCAGCGCGTCCAGGGACACTCGGATGAATTCCAGCGACTGGTTGAGGGCGTAGGTGTCCCTAGAGCAGGTGTCGAGGATGTGGACGCCCAGCGTGATGTTGGGCAGGAGAACGGGGTCCTTGTTTATCAGGTCGACCGCGTACAGCATCGCCTCCAGGCGCTGCAGTCCG
It includes:
- the LOC119580996 gene encoding metabotropic glutamate receptor-like isoform X2, with the translated sequence MSAHRRVEATVLAWAWISWLASVALFMGQIRSEVAATGVQLDGDLILGGLFPVHEKGDKTPCSSAVYDRGLQRLEAMLYAVDLINKDPVLLPNITLGVHILDTCSRDTYALNQSLEFIRVSLDALDTSGLECSDGKEPRVKYRAKPVRGVVGGSYSSVSLQVANLFRLFHIPQVSPASTARALSDKDRYEFFARTVPPDTFQAMAMMDVMQLFNWSYISTIYSEGSYGEFGIEVIHNLAGARNICIAVSEKIPHNADHRLYEDIVMSLLKKPTARAVVLFTRAEDARYVKGTCEPLLNLT
- the LOC119580996 gene encoding metabotropic glutamate receptor-like isoform X1, which encodes MSAHRRVEATVLAWAWISWLASVALFMGQIRSEVAATGVQLDGDLILGGLFPVHEKGDKTPCSSAVYDRGLQRLEAMLYAVDLINKDPVLLPNITLGVHILDTCSRDTYALNQSLEFIRVSLDALDTSGLECSDGKEPRVKYRAKPVRGVVGGSYSSVSLQVANLFRLFHIPQVSPASTARALSDKDRYEFFARTVPPDTFQAMAMMDVMQLFNWSYISTIYSEGSYGEFGIEVIHNLAGARNICIAVSEKIPHNADHRLYEDIVMSLLKKPTARAVVLFTRAEDARYVEGLCVRVCRACKLHPSL